One stretch of Tistrella mobilis DNA includes these proteins:
- a CDS encoding AMP-binding protein, whose product MTADSHAGRPRHLPPFRTLADVEALERDPIDDHLTGRTMTAVLAHAARTHGTQVAACHLPDPADPDGVAEEIGFAAFFDRAMRAAALFRRLGVTRRDAVACLLPALPQTVEIGWGAAHAGITMPVNPFLEPAIIGAMLSRAGACILCIEGPSGHDGTWEKLPAILAAAPGIRHVLVVGEPGPVGHDVLHYETLRDAADPADAGPDPMPGDIAACFHTGGTTGLPKIAPLTHYNLACMSLIAGFGAGLRAGDTLTNGMPLFHVGALVMGALAPFAHGCRVVQLGRRGYRDPAVMAGLWNIFGRVRPDIAIGPPTVVAAATQSFSGTAGKTGLRAWISSASSLPAEVHRRFTDRTGVPIKEAWGLTEATLVLTYMPPDGESRPGSVGLRLPWCALEVARVADGRVMAFLPRGTAGSIIARSPSVFPGYLDPAANRGVLLDDGWLDTGDIGVMDADGFLTITGRAKDVIIRGGHNIDPALIEEPLNAHPDVALGAAVGLPDARLGEVPVAFVMLKRGSSRSGAEILAEIAPTIAERAAVPRWIEVLPGLPMTAVGKVHKPGLRREACRRAAAACLGLDPDRIGAEDLPGGRIAVILPFAAGTTAFDQAAATLAGLGLDARPDATASGEPRP is encoded by the coding sequence ATGACTGCCGACAGCCATGCCGGGCGGCCGCGCCATCTGCCGCCCTTCCGGACCCTCGCCGATGTCGAGGCGCTGGAACGCGACCCGATCGACGATCATCTGACCGGCCGCACCATGACCGCGGTGCTGGCCCATGCCGCCCGGACCCATGGCACGCAGGTCGCCGCCTGCCATCTGCCCGATCCCGCCGATCCGGACGGGGTGGCGGAAGAGATCGGCTTCGCCGCCTTCTTCGACCGCGCGATGCGCGCCGCCGCCCTGTTCCGCCGCCTGGGCGTGACGCGCCGGGATGCCGTCGCCTGCCTGCTGCCGGCCCTGCCGCAGACGGTGGAAATCGGCTGGGGGGCGGCCCATGCCGGCATCACCATGCCGGTGAACCCCTTTCTGGAACCGGCGATCATCGGCGCCATGCTGAGCCGGGCGGGGGCCTGCATCCTGTGCATCGAGGGCCCGTCGGGCCACGACGGCACCTGGGAGAAGCTGCCCGCCATCCTGGCCGCCGCACCGGGCATCCGCCATGTGCTGGTGGTGGGCGAGCCGGGGCCGGTCGGGCATGACGTTCTCCATTACGAAACGCTGCGCGATGCCGCCGACCCGGCCGATGCCGGCCCCGACCCGATGCCGGGCGACATCGCCGCCTGCTTCCACACCGGCGGCACCACCGGCCTGCCCAAGATCGCCCCGCTCACCCATTACAACCTGGCCTGCATGAGCCTGATCGCCGGCTTCGGCGCCGGGCTGCGGGCCGGCGATACGCTGACCAACGGCATGCCGCTGTTTCATGTCGGTGCGCTGGTGATGGGGGCGCTGGCCCCCTTCGCCCATGGCTGCCGGGTGGTTCAGCTGGGCCGGCGCGGCTATCGTGATCCGGCGGTGATGGCCGGGCTCTGGAACATCTTCGGCCGGGTGCGGCCGGATATCGCCATCGGCCCGCCCACGGTGGTCGCCGCCGCGACCCAGAGCTTTTCCGGTACCGCCGGCAAGACCGGGCTGCGGGCCTGGATCTCGTCGGCCTCGTCGCTGCCGGCCGAGGTTCACCGGCGCTTCACCGACCGCACCGGCGTGCCGATCAAGGAAGCCTGGGGGCTGACCGAGGCGACGCTGGTGCTGACCTATATGCCGCCCGACGGCGAAAGCCGCCCGGGCTCGGTGGGTCTGCGCCTGCCCTGGTGCGCGCTTGAGGTGGCGCGGGTGGCCGATGGCCGGGTGATGGCATTTCTGCCCCGCGGCACCGCCGGATCGATCATCGCCCGCTCGCCCTCGGTCTTCCCCGGCTATCTCGATCCCGCCGCCAACCGGGGCGTGCTGCTCGACGACGGCTGGCTCGACACCGGCGACATCGGTGTCATGGATGCCGACGGCTTCCTGACCATCACCGGCCGGGCCAAGGATGTGATCATCCGCGGCGGCCACAATATCGACCCGGCGCTGATCGAGGAACCGCTCAACGCCCATCCCGATGTGGCGCTGGGGGCCGCGGTCGGTCTGCCCGATGCCCGGCTGGGCGAGGTGCCGGTCGCCTTCGTGATGCTCAAGCGCGGCAGCAGCCGCAGCGGTGCGGAGATTCTGGCCGAGATCGCCCCGACCATCGCCGAACGCGCCGCGGTTCCGCGCTGGATCGAGGTTCTGCCCGGCCTGCCGATGACGGCGGTGGGCAAGGTCCACAAGCCGGGGCTGCGCCGCGAAGCCTGCCGCCGCGCCGCCGCCGCCTGTCTGGGGCTCGATCCCGACCGGATCGGTGCGGAAGACCTGCCCGGCGGACGCATTGCCGTGATCCTGCCCTTCGCCGCCGGCACGACGGCGTTCGATCAGGCGGCCGCCACCCTTGCCGGCCTCGGCCTCGACGCCCGGCCCGATGCCACCGCTTCCGGGGAACCCCGTCCTTGA
- a CDS encoding VOC family protein has product MSILDIDHLMIRTGDLAVAGDRFAELGFTVTARSDMPGLANRLICFDAMIPGACNYIEIMQLTDPAAAPPPMPRVLDAPDGPVSTVTATSDADATAAALNAAGIRVPPPVSIRRDWPLGTGEVISPAFRVAIPLTGQTPFYWNACQHHTPQHYTRPEFIRHANHARQMIAVIALAPDPHAVADAYRGPWAARIDGTDPVSVTAGPGRVALRIYTADRLVQACPGMVAGPQERRLAGMVFATADIDAAFARIDATDARPVRTAPGRFHVLPQHANGCLMIFEGMV; this is encoded by the coding sequence TTGAGCATTCTCGATATCGACCATCTGATGATCAGGACCGGCGATCTTGCGGTCGCCGGCGACCGCTTCGCCGAACTGGGCTTCACCGTCACCGCCCGATCCGACATGCCGGGGCTGGCCAACCGGCTGATCTGCTTCGACGCCATGATCCCGGGCGCCTGCAACTACATCGAAATCATGCAGCTGACCGACCCGGCGGCGGCACCGCCGCCGATGCCCCGGGTGCTGGATGCGCCCGACGGCCCGGTCTCCACCGTCACCGCCACCAGCGATGCCGATGCGACCGCCGCGGCGCTGAACGCCGCCGGCATCCGGGTGCCGCCGCCGGTATCGATCCGCCGCGACTGGCCGCTTGGCACGGGCGAGGTCATCTCCCCCGCCTTCCGGGTCGCCATCCCGCTGACCGGCCAGACGCCGTTCTACTGGAATGCCTGCCAGCATCACACGCCGCAGCACTACACCCGGCCGGAATTCATCCGCCATGCCAACCATGCCCGGCAGATGATCGCGGTGATTGCCCTGGCCCCCGATCCGCACGCGGTGGCCGACGCCTATCGGGGACCGTGGGCGGCGCGGATCGACGGCACCGATCCGGTCTCGGTGACCGCCGGCCCCGGCCGGGTCGCGCTCAGGATCTACACCGCCGACCGGCTGGTCCAGGCCTGCCCGGGCATGGTCGCCGGGCCGCAGGAGCGGCGCCTGGCGGGCATGGTCTTCGCCACCGCCGACATCGACGCCGCTTTCGCCCGCATCGATGCCACCGACGCCCGGCCGGTGCGCACGGCACCGGGCCGCTTCCATGTCCTGCCGCAGCATGCCAATGGCTGCCTGATGATCTTCGAGGGGATGGTATGA
- a CDS encoding TRAP transporter small permease subunit: MTATPDRLNDPPAPAVPPLHGLRRLVDGIGIAGGIAVALMALHVVLDVVARNLAGLALSGTTEFVAGWYMVAIVFCTLGSVHARGDHIRVDLIDMIAGPRLDGLLTVFTSLIFLAVAVAMVLWGIDDALNATLRGERVEFTAWALPVWPGRWLVPLGFALTGLVALLDLGRGVGRLIQSHSVPGDGA, encoded by the coding sequence ATGACAGCGACGCCCGACCGCCTGAATGATCCGCCGGCGCCGGCGGTACCGCCGCTGCACGGTCTGCGCCGTCTGGTCGACGGCATCGGCATTGCGGGCGGGATCGCCGTCGCCCTGATGGCCCTGCATGTGGTTCTGGACGTGGTGGCCCGCAATCTGGCCGGGCTGGCCTTGTCGGGCACCACGGAATTCGTCGCCGGCTGGTACATGGTGGCGATCGTGTTCTGCACGCTGGGCAGCGTTCATGCCCGCGGCGACCATATCCGGGTCGATCTGATCGACATGATCGCCGGCCCCCGGCTCGACGGGCTGCTCACCGTCTTCACCAGCCTGATCTTCCTGGCGGTGGCGGTGGCGATGGTCCTGTGGGGGATCGACGATGCGCTCAACGCCACGCTGAGGGGGGAACGGGTGGAATTCACCGCCTGGGCACTGCCGGTCTGGCCGGGCCGCTGGCTGGTGCCGCTCGGTTTCGCGCTGACCGGTCTCGTCGCCCTGCTCGATCTGGGCCGGGGGGTCGGTCGTCTGATCCAGAGCCATTCTGTTCCCGGAGATGGCGCATGA
- a CDS encoding TRAP transporter large permease, producing MSPVLQGCITLAAILLLIGLRVPVGLALGVAAFIGTTALLPLPAAISVMARVPYEFSASWEFSAVPLFLLMGNVAWRAGMTDGLFRMAELGLARLPGGLAVATNFAAAGFGAASGSSLATTVSMGRIAIPEMLRAGYHPSLATAVCACAGTLAALIPPSIPLIVYGILAEQSVAKLFFAGVVPGVLTAIAYTVMIVLRCHFNPALAPRVEVKAAPGEWRHLLTTSWPLPLLALVVLGGIYGGWFSPIEAGGIGALASIAFAALQGRIGPRRLWQVCLDAARTTAAILFIAIGAFMLTRYMTLTGLPAAVATGVAALDLPPVLMMAAMAVVFLVLGMFLDPFGVMLISISVLLPLFERMGYDLIWVGIIVVKYIEIGLMTPPVGLNVFAVKSITPDIGLPTIFRGALWFLLAEAVVMVLLLAFPELTLWLPAQLL from the coding sequence ATGAGCCCGGTGCTTCAGGGATGCATCACCCTTGCCGCCATCCTGCTGCTGATCGGCCTGCGCGTGCCGGTGGGCCTGGCACTCGGTGTCGCCGCCTTCATCGGCACCACCGCCCTGCTGCCGCTGCCGGCGGCGATCAGCGTGATGGCGCGGGTGCCCTATGAATTCTCCGCCAGCTGGGAATTCTCGGCCGTGCCGCTCTTCCTGCTGATGGGCAATGTCGCCTGGCGGGCAGGCATGACCGACGGTCTGTTCCGCATGGCCGAGCTGGGCCTCGCCCGCCTGCCCGGCGGGCTGGCCGTCGCCACCAATTTCGCCGCCGCGGGCTTCGGCGCCGCCTCGGGCTCCAGCCTCGCCACCACCGTCTCCATGGGCCGGATCGCGATCCCCGAGATGCTGCGGGCGGGTTATCACCCGTCGCTCGCCACCGCGGTCTGCGCCTGCGCCGGCACGCTCGCCGCCCTGATCCCCCCCTCCATCCCGCTGATCGTCTACGGCATTCTGGCCGAACAGTCGGTGGCGAAGCTGTTCTTCGCCGGCGTCGTGCCGGGCGTGCTCACCGCCATCGCCTATACGGTGATGATCGTGCTCCGCTGCCATTTCAACCCGGCGCTGGCGCCCCGGGTCGAGGTGAAGGCCGCCCCCGGCGAATGGCGGCACCTGCTTACCACCTCGTGGCCGCTGCCGCTGCTGGCGCTGGTGGTGCTGGGCGGCATCTATGGCGGCTGGTTCTCCCCCATCGAGGCCGGCGGCATCGGGGCGCTCGCCAGCATCGCCTTCGCCGCCCTTCAGGGCCGGATCGGGCCGCGCCGGCTGTGGCAGGTCTGTCTCGATGCCGCGCGCACCACGGCCGCGATCCTGTTCATCGCCATCGGCGCCTTCATGCTCACCCGCTACATGACCCTGACCGGCCTGCCGGCGGCGGTGGCGACGGGGGTTGCGGCGCTCGACCTGCCGCCGGTGCTGATGATGGCGGCGATGGCGGTGGTCTTCCTGGTGCTCGGCATGTTCCTCGACCCGTTCGGGGTGATGCTGATCTCGATCTCGGTGCTGCTGCCGCTGTTCGAACGCATGGGCTACGACCTGATCTGGGTCGGCATCATCGTGGTCAAATACATCGAAATCGGCCTGATGACCCCGCCGGTCGGGCTCAATGTCTTCGCCGTCAAATCGATCACCCCGGACATCGGCCTGCCGACCATTTTCCGCGGCGCGCTCTGGTTCCTGCTCGCCGAAGCGGTGGTGATGGTGCTGCTGCTGGCCTTCCCCGAACTCACCCTCTGGCTGCCCGCGCAGCTGCTTTGA
- a CDS encoding PaaI family thioesterase, whose translation MTFDDLKSLVASAEYHKFLKVEPVEADAEKGVVVLKLAFDPAYTIFAKAGNYHGGVTAALIDVAGAMACSVMTGYPTPTINLRVDYMQAPRRTGLTARGEVRRLGKAIGVADVTITDDAGEVCVIGRGTFSTVDPRPKLMTPGTE comes from the coding sequence ATGACCTTCGATGATCTGAAATCCCTGGTCGCCTCGGCCGAATACCACAAATTCCTGAAGGTGGAGCCGGTGGAGGCCGACGCGGAAAAGGGCGTGGTGGTGCTGAAACTGGCCTTCGATCCGGCCTATACCATCTTCGCGAAAGCCGGCAACTATCACGGCGGCGTCACCGCGGCGCTGATCGATGTCGCCGGTGCCATGGCCTGTTCGGTGATGACCGGCTATCCGACGCCGACCATCAACCTTCGGGTGGACTATATGCAGGCACCGCGCAGGACCGGCCTGACCGCCCGCGGCGAGGTGCGCCGGCTGGGCAAGGCGATCGGCGTCGCCGACGTCACCATCACCGATGATGCGGGCGAGGTCTGCGTCATCGGTCGCGGCACCTTTTCGACCGTCGATCCGCGACCGAAGCTGATGACCCCCGGTACAGAATGA
- a CDS encoding MFS transporter: MPALLPPLLVTLIAHTVLSLSAASVPVLMPMIAGTDAAAAIGSFTAVLYASAAFTSLATGHLIQRIGPVAAIQMALFACAAGVLLCQIGSLPALIGGAVLIGIGYGPVTPAGSLLLSFTVPVRRFGLAFSINRTGVPGGIALAGLILPRTGQAFGWHLSLAGIAGTALAAALALGAGRFLDRPIRRPPPSGQRTGRSLVSGLAANLVHVLTDRAVAPLSLASVVYLGAQSCLAAFLVAFLMGPMGMGAVEAGALLAAAQAVGIGARLVLGTISDRLPSRLAMVGLIGLVIALAAGLTAAMSPGWPGIIVTAVVLLYGASALGWNGVVLAALAQAAPRDRAAEISGASTAVAYAGAVAGPGLFALVLEAAGFAAAFATVAGIAALAGLVILYRGSSASVADRRSKRCRDR; this comes from the coding sequence TTGCCCGCGCTGCTGCCGCCGCTGCTGGTGACCCTGATCGCCCATACCGTGCTGTCGCTGTCGGCGGCTTCCGTGCCGGTGCTGATGCCGATGATCGCCGGCACCGATGCCGCGGCGGCGATCGGCTCGTTCACCGCCGTGCTCTATGCCAGCGCGGCCTTCACCTCGCTTGCGACCGGCCATCTGATCCAGCGCATCGGGCCGGTCGCCGCCATTCAGATGGCGCTCTTCGCCTGTGCCGCCGGCGTGCTGCTCTGCCAGATCGGCAGCCTGCCGGCGCTGATCGGCGGGGCGGTGCTGATCGGCATCGGCTACGGGCCCGTCACGCCGGCCGGATCCTTGCTGCTGAGTTTCACCGTGCCCGTGCGCCGTTTCGGGCTCGCCTTTTCCATCAACCGCACCGGTGTGCCGGGCGGCATTGCGCTGGCCGGTCTCATCCTCCCCCGGACCGGCCAGGCCTTCGGCTGGCATCTGTCGCTGGCCGGCATCGCCGGCACCGCCCTGGCAGCCGCCCTGGCCCTTGGGGCAGGGCGGTTCCTCGACCGTCCCATCCGCCGTCCGCCCCCCTCCGGACAGCGGACGGGACGGTCTCTTGTCTCTGGCCTGGCCGCCAATCTGGTCCATGTCCTGACCGATCGGGCGGTGGCCCCGCTCTCGCTCGCCTCTGTGGTCTATCTGGGGGCGCAGAGCTGCCTTGCGGCCTTCCTGGTCGCCTTCCTGATGGGACCGATGGGGATGGGCGCGGTAGAGGCGGGGGCCCTGCTCGCCGCCGCCCAGGCGGTCGGCATCGGCGCCCGGCTGGTGCTGGGCACGATATCCGATCGTCTGCCGTCGCGACTGGCGATGGTGGGGCTGATCGGGCTGGTGATCGCGCTGGCCGCCGGGCTGACCGCCGCGATGTCCCCCGGCTGGCCGGGGATCATCGTGACCGCGGTCGTCCTGCTCTACGGTGCCTCGGCGCTGGGCTGGAACGGGGTGGTGCTGGCGGCGCTCGCCCAGGCGGCGCCCCGGGACCGGGCGGCGGAAATCTCCGGCGCCTCCACCGCGGTCGCCTATGCCGGCGCGGTCGCCGGCCCCGGCCTCTTCGCCCTGGTGCTGGAGGCGGCGGGCTTCGCCGCCGCCTTTGCCACCGTGGCCGGGATTGCGGCGCTCGCCGGGCTGGTCATTCTGTACCGGGGGTCATCAGCTTCGGTCGCGGATCGACGGTCGAAAAGGTGCCGCGACCGATGA
- a CDS encoding IclR family transcriptional regulator gives MAEGDGVVKSAGRVLGLLQVFAEHRRPMRVSEIAQAMGIPQSSTSMLLKTLTAMGYVSFDAEAKAFRPTLRVALLGAWLNEEFATEGSVDEMMVEMVRATADSAILAVENGVWSEYIHVVQSEQDLRYALRPGTRRPLPATNLGRVLLAAKPDDEIERIVRRINAEAAAGDRRFDIAATLEAVHGIRRDGYSFAHNLISSGASVIALPMPVPAGYKPMAIGIGGPTDRLVRGREMILAEMRRLLSQYLGG, from the coding sequence ATGGCCGAAGGCGATGGTGTCGTCAAATCCGCGGGCCGGGTGCTGGGCCTGCTTCAGGTCTTCGCCGAACATCGCCGGCCGATGCGGGTGTCGGAGATCGCCCAGGCCATGGGCATCCCGCAATCCAGCACCTCGATGCTGCTGAAGACGCTGACCGCCATGGGCTATGTCAGCTTCGATGCCGAGGCCAAGGCCTTCCGGCCGACCCTGCGTGTGGCCCTGCTCGGCGCCTGGCTGAACGAAGAGTTCGCGACCGAAGGCAGCGTCGACGAGATGATGGTCGAGATGGTCCGCGCCACGGCCGATTCGGCGATCCTGGCGGTGGAGAACGGGGTCTGGTCGGAATACATCCATGTGGTGCAGTCCGAGCAGGACCTGCGCTATGCGCTGCGGCCGGGCACGAGGCGGCCCTTGCCCGCGACCAATCTGGGCCGGGTGCTGCTGGCGGCCAAGCCCGATGACGAGATTGAGCGGATCGTGCGCCGGATCAATGCCGAGGCGGCGGCGGGCGATCGTCGGTTCGACATCGCCGCAACGCTGGAGGCCGTGCACGGGATCCGGCGCGACGGCTATTCCTTCGCCCATAACCTGATCTCGTCCGGGGCCAGCGTCATCGCGCTGCCGATGCCGGTTCCGGCCGGCTACAAGCCGATGGCGATCGGCATCGGCGGCCCGACCGACCGGCTGGTGCGCGGGCGGGAGATGATCCTGGCCGAAATGCGCCGGCTGCTGTCGCAGTATCTGGGGGGCTGA